The region ATAAGAACTTTGTAAGCTTTAGTTGCTATTCAACAGGCTCCATTCTGAGGACTATATATAAACTTGAAGCATTTTTCCGCTGTAATTAATCCTTTGAGTCCTATTTTATGACAGATTTGCCTTTTGTGTCCTTTACATCTTGGCTGATTCTTCTGACTTTTGGGTATTTTtcagatcttaaaaaaaaatcaatcctgtttagccaggcagtagtgtcacatgcctttaatcccagcatttgggaggcagagacacgcaaatttctgagtttgaggtcagcttggtccacagagcaagttccaggacagccagagctacacagagaaaccctgtctcaaaaatcaaaacaagcagcaacaacaacaacaacaaaaacaacaacgaaaacaTCAATCCAACTTAATATTAGAATGCTGCATTGGATCAAAACCCCCAGTTTCAGAGGATAGTGGCATAAATGTGACACGAGAGTAGAAGGAGGAAtctctgggagaaggaagggaacgAGCTAGAAAGAAACAGCTCATGGTGCCAAATGGAAGTGACAGAGACAGTTGGAGAAGGGGATAAGTTAGAACAAATTACACATATACTGTGAATGCCATAATGCCGGAAACAATTACTTTAAAAGTAATCTTTAGGAGCCAGAGCTATCCCTCActtggagtgcttgcctagcatgcacagaaccTTGCttttgattcctagcactgcaTAACTGGAATGTAGTGCTGCatacccagaatccccccccacaccccgggagggaaagcaggagaatcagaaactcaaggttatCCTTGACTACACATCAAGTTTGACATCAGCTTCACaatacaagagaccctgtctcaaaaaaagaaaagaaaagaaaaactcgtAGTGGTGCAagcatttgatcccagcactggggaggcagaggcaggtggatttcaatgagtttgaggccagcctggtttacgaagtgatttccaggacagtcgaggctatatggagaaaccctgtcctgaaaaacttatttaaaaaatgtcaaacatacagaaacatttttaaaatcccaagtaaacaacaaaaatgtccCCTTCCCCCTCAGCATCACCACCCCACCAGGCTTGTGATTAAAGGCAAATGAAGTGATCAGGAGCTGTGATCAGCCTTTCCTTTGTACTCCAGCTCCTTAAAGTGGATTTGCAGCTCCCTCACCATACCTAATGTCTCTGACGATAGAGTTCataggaagaaaaggggagaaagagtCACTGGCCTTTAAGAACACACAAAAGAGACTTGGTAAattagctcagctggtaaagtcaTCGGCTGCCACGCCTGATgtcttgagttcaatctccaTGATCGACCTGATGGAATGAAAGACCAGTTCCTACTAGTTGTTCTTTATCACACACACGccattatattaatataaaaaataatccaCAAAGGGGGTTTCCCTTTGGTTAGGCTATAATATACTTGCTCTCATCTAATAGAATATTGCAGAAAGTGGTGGTCATGTGTGGTCCTGATGTAACTCCAGGTCATAAACGGTACTGCTTTTCAATCTGTTAAATTGTTCACTATGGGGGAAGGCAGGAGCATGTCCCTAGGACACTCAAGATGCCCATGGGGTGAGAAACTGAAGCCTTTGCCAGAGGTTATGAGAGTAGCCATCTTGGAAGCAGATGTTCCAGCCTGTCTAGAGTTCAGCCTCATGAAAGACCCAGGCCAGAACCATTCCACCAAGCCACTAACAAATTTATAACCCAGAGAAACTATGAGATGACACACATTCGTTGTTTGAAGCCACCCATTTTAAGTGCAAAATTAATCAAATGGCTATGCTTTTTTTTTGCCACGAGGTGGGTTTTATTTTCATCAATCATAcaaataattttctataatatCCCAGGGCAAACCGGTGAAATTTGGCAGTCCGATTAGTGGGGGGGTCCCCCTTCAGAGACCCACGGGCCGGTGGCATCGGCGCGGAGTGCCCGGGTTCACAGTGCAGCTTGTGGCTCGCGTCCATCTTGCATGTGGCTCTTCCTCCACATCACGAGGGGGTCTCGGAGATGacggggtagggtggggtggggtgggggaatccTCCAGTCTGGGCTTTTAGGAAATTTCACTCCTTTTTTCCTGTTCAATGGTCTCTTTGGTCAGCAGGGTGTTCTTCTCCTGCGTCTCGGTCTTCTTCAGCTTGGCCTTATCTAAGCTGGCGATTTCCCCCATGTCTGGCTTGTCTGCCATTTTCTACAACCCGTGGAGTCTCGTTCCGAGCTCGCGCTCCAGGTGCTCCCACTCGCCTTGCTGCTGCAGCAAGAGACCGGCTATgccttttattttccagttttaatAACAGCCATGACTCAATGCACTTTTACATGCTCTTTGTAAGGCATGTTAGAATTCTAGGACAGTTATATAAAAGCACATACAATGggcctgggaatgtagctcaggtggtagagtgtTTCCTTACCACACACATTCCCCAGAAGTTCATAAACTGCACATGGTACCATAGCCcagtaatcttagcactcaggatgGGGACGGTGGGGGCAgaatgatcagaagttcaaaatcattctCAGATACATAGCAAGTGAaaagccatcctggactacaaaaaaaaaaaaagcagcatcaACAAAATAGTAGCCCTATGTAGTGATACGCACCCATGTATGAGTtttcaggggcagaggcagaggcaggaggactacccACAAGTTCCAGCCCAGTCAGGGAAATCCTTAATAAACAACAACTacaaactgggggagggggaagagtatGAACTGCGCTTTATTCGTTTCGAGTTGTTTTCCTGATGCCTAGCATGGGTCATGATAATCAATAAGCATCTGCTGAATTAATCCATTAATTAGCTCATCTGTATTcccacacattcattcatttcagGCTATGTTGGCATACACAAGAAAGATAAATACAATTTGGGGTCATCCCACTTGTGGGAAGTAGATTGGAATGAAAAGGTGGAATTGTAGCCAGATTTCTTGGACCATCAGCCCCCAAATcactacacagagacttattgatTGTGAATGCTCagcattagcttaggcttgtttctagctagccttttcttttattaacttaacccatttttattcatctatgtgATGACCCAAGGCGCATTTATCTCAATCTACATATTGTTcattctgctttcctgcttcctccatgacTAGCTGGCTGGTCCCAGCTGGTTGccccagctggctggctggctgcctggctccccttttctctttgcccAGCAGCACTGCCTATCATACCTctgtctagctactggccattctactttttattagaccaatcaggtgtcttaggtaggcaaggaaaaggagcaatacatctttacatagttaaacaaatgcagcataaacaaatgcaacccatctttacatagttaagcaaatattcTATTCCAAAACATGCAATGACTGATCTTGGATGTCAATttgacatatctgggaagaggaaaactcaATTGAATAATTGCTTGCTCCATATTGGCATGAGGACCTGTCTGTGGGACAATTTCTTGATTGTTAACCGATGCAGGAAAGCCAAGGTCATTGTGTGCACAGTTCCATTCCTAGGCACgtgggcctgggctgtgtagGAAAGGTAGCCGAACACAAGCCTGGGAACAAGCCTGTAAGTAGCATTCctcctccgcctctgcctcctcctgattCCAGATTTTTACCCTGATTTGTCTCCATGGTAAACTGTTACCTAGaagagtaaaatgaaataaattttgttctCCCCAGGTTCTATTTACTTGTGATATTTCATCACAGTGGCAGGAAGCATACAACAAAAGGCATGAGAGTTGCTGAACAAACCTGACCCTTCTGTGCAGTTGCCTCAAATGTGATGACTCATTTCATGCGTCAGCTTGAACAGGCAAAGGAGTGCCAAGATATCTGGTAAAACAGTATTTGTGGATATGTAATGGTGTTTTCCAGGCAGGGTTAGCATCTGAATCACTAGACTGAAGGAAGACGACCTATCCTCCCTAACAGGAGTGGGCAACATCTAATCTGTTTTGAGAGTCCAGACAGAACAcaatgagagaggaagggggaacttTTGGTTTTTGTCCCTGACTGGAGCACTCAAGTTTTGCCCTTAGACACTAGAGCTTGGTCTTGTGGAGTCTGAAGCACACACTAGTGGGTCCTAACTAAATTATACCTCTACCATTCCTGTCGTTTCAGTcgctgtgagcccctatgagttcagcttagctgattctgtgggctgtaTTCCGTGGCCCTATTCAGTGTTGTCCTTGACTCCACTGacttctacaatccttccttgccttcttctagaggattccccaaactccacctaatgtttggctgtggatttctgcatctgtttccatcagttgttgcaTGAATTCTCTTGGGTGAGGATTATGCTGGGCTCCCTTCTACAAGTATAGTAGAGCTACTTTAGGAAagatttcattgactttttttttctatttgctgGTCTTATTTGGTTTCATTCTAGTTCTCTGGGCTGTCCAGACTCTGGTTCCTGGGCTTCAGGCAGTGTCAGGTGTGGGCTCCCTCTTGTAGCATGgatctcaagctggaccagtcattggtcttccactcccacaagttctgcaccacctttaccccagcacatcttgcaaaCAGGGCACATTGTGGTTTGAAggctttgtggctgggttggtgtcccagttccTCCACTGGAGGTCTTGCCTGCTTATAAGAGATGGCCAGTTTAGGATCCATATCCCCCAATACTGGGAGTCTTCGAAAGAGTCATCCtggtggatttctgggagtttcccttgcaatGGGTTTTTACCTCACCTCCGAAGTGCCCCCTAATTCCAGTCATCTGTCCTAGTACTCTCACTCTCCGCTACCCTACCTGATCTCTCTGGTCTCCATCCTCACCCACTCCCAGTCCCCCTGAgacatctcttctatttccccttcctagggagacTCCAGAGTttccccttgagccctccttgctacctagcctctctggatctgtggatgACAGcgtgattatcctttactttaaaGGTAATGTCTACTTGCAAGTGAGTAcacactgtgtttgtctttctggatctaggttacctcactcaggatgatttttctacttccattcatttgcctacaaattttgatttgggggtttttgtttgtttgttttttgagacagagtttctctgaagcCTTGaatgtcctggagctcactctgtagaccaggctggcctcagactcagagattccccctgcctctgcctcctgagtgctaggataaaggtgtgtgccaccaatgcccagcagGATGTTaccttttaacagctgagtaatactccattatgtaaatatgccacattttctttattccttctttatTTGAGGGCCGtgtaggttgttttcagtttttggttacaacaaacaaagctactatgaacatatgtgagcaagtgtccttgtggtagtgTAGAGCGCCCTTTTGGTTTGTGCCCAGTGatggtataactgggtcttgaggtaggtgaattccaagttttctgagaaaccaccatattgtttccaaagtgactgtgcagttttgcactcccaccagcaatggaggagtgttcctcttgctccacatcctcaccagcatgagctgtcacatgtgtttttgatcttagccattctgaaaggcataagatggaatctcggagttgttttgatttgcatttctctgatggctaaggatgttgagcatttaagtgtttcttggccatttgagattcttctgttgagaattctctgcttagaaacataacccattttaattggattttttgggttttttttttagtgtgtagTTTCTTGTTTGAAGATAACATGATATTATACAATAGAGATTccagaaatttctagaaataatcaACAATTTCAGCAACATGGTGGGATACAGTTTCAATTTGCATGAATGAATAGCTTTTCTATAAACCAATAACAAACATTCAGAGAAAGAGATTATGGGCAAACTCCCATTCATAATAGCCTCAAAGTAAAGTAAATATCTAGGTCCTAGATTCCTAGATTCTAGGAAAAAGCCTAACCAAGGAAGTTTAGGTCCTCTCCAATGCAAACTTTAAACCTCTAAAAAAAGGGATAAAGAAATACACtagaaagatatcccatgctcatgGAATGGTAGAATTAATCTGGAGAAAATTGACATCTAGGAGAAGCTTTTTACAGATTCAGCGCAATCTCGATCAAAATCTTCCTCttattatttatagaaatagaaaaaatatactaaaatttaTATGGGACCAAAAATGACCccaaatagccaaagcaatccttaGCAAAAAGTATAATGCTGGAGGAATGACCATGAAGGAATTACCATTTTAGATCTTAAGATATATTGCAACGctaccacaataaaaacaatatggtatgggcacaaagacaaacatgtagaccaatgaaacaaaattagAGATCAAAACATTTGTACATATAACGTCAGCCACATAATATTTgacaaaaattcaagaaaatatgcTGGAGAATAGAAGCgtcttcaacaaacagtgctgaAAAAAACTGGAAGTCCagctgcagaagaatgaaatagacaCATATTTATACCTTGCACAAAACCTAATTCCTAATAGCCCTAGTACCTAAATGTGAAAACCTAAGACATTGAACCTactagaaaaaaacacaaacagtgcCCTACATGACATAGGtttaggaaaggactttctgaataggagTCCATTTGCCTAAGAATTAAAGCCAACAACCGACAAGTGGGACTTTATGAAACTAAGAAACTTCTGCACAGCTGAAGAAACAATCAACAGGGTGGAGAGGAAGTTCACAGAATGGGAGAGGATCTGTGCCaactatacatctgacagagaatTAATATCCATATTATATAAGGAACTAAAAAATAAACCCCaaacaactcatttaaaaagaaaaatagccctGCGACCTGAACAGaatgttctcaaaagaaaaaaatggccacAAACTAAATAGAAATCAAAAAcatctttgagatttcattttacaccagtcagaatggggAAGATCAACAAAGCAACTGAATGAAAATGCTGAAGGTGGGCAGGGAAAAGGTAGGATTGCAAACTAGTGCGGTCACTGTAGTGTGCAGAATtgtcaaaaagctaaaattaaagcTTCCATATGACCCTGCTATACCAGACGTAAGCATGTACTTAAAGGGCTCAACATCCTATTCCAAAGACATTTGCCCAGTCATGTTTATTGCTGCCTGCCGTATTGGCAACAACTAGGttttggggaatattattttctggcgtgtgacttttgtttctgctgcatttgtgtaactctgggaagctgtgttactgtgcctgtctaaaacacctgatggtcctaataaagagatgaacagccaatagtgaggcaggagcaaggataggcagggctggcaggcagagagaataaataggaggagaaatcttgaGAAGGAATGaggaacaacaaaagaaaaaggagaggaagacatcagaggtgagccacccagctacacacagcaagtcacagagtaagaaggaaagaaaggtatacagaaataaagataaaagcccagagaaaaAGGTAGTTGgaataattaagaaaagctggcaagggctggagagatggctcagcggttaagagcactgactgctctgccagaggacccgggttcaattcccagcacccacatggcagctcacaactgtctgaaaatgcagttccacgagatctgacaccttcacaccaatgaacataaagttaaataaatcattaaaaagttttaaaaatgaaaagaaaagctggcaagatgATATtacagtatacataagtgaccatAAGGTCACATAAGTGAccataggaattcctacagctgataaataccttcagtaacatggcaggatacaaaatcaactcaaaaaatcagtagctctcctatttacaaatgataaggaagctaagaaagaaatcagagagacatcatcattcacaacagccacaaatagcttaaaatatcttggggtaacactaaccaaagaattgaaagacctgttcaacaaaaactttaagtcttcgaagaaagaatttgaagaagataccagaaaatggaaagatctcccatgctcttggataggtaggatcaacataataaaaatggcaactgtaccaaaagcaatctatagattcaatgcaatccccatcaaaattcaaactcaattctttacagatctgaaagaacaatactcaacttcatatgaaaaaacaaaaacccagtataTCCAACACAATCCTGCACAATAacagaacttccagaggcatcaccatccctgacatcaagctctattacagagctacagttgatggggaagctcagccaatcacatttggctagggtATGGCCGCCTGGGGCAAAGGAAGAAGCACCTGGGGATTGGGTGGCCGCCCCTTGTTTGATCTTTTTCTCCGCTGAGCGTGATTCTCACTGGACCCAGGTCATATGAGTCTTCCTTTATcccaattattaaaattatattccttGTTATTGAGTTGGTCTAGTTAATTCTGATTACCGgtcgaccatgccccttcatacagtaatgaaaacagcttggtactggtataaaaacagacaggttgaccaatggaatcaaatcaaagacacggatgttaatccatacacctatgaacacctgattttttacaaagaagctaaaattatacaattaaaaaaaagcatcttcaacaaatggtgctggcataactggatgtcaacaggtagaagactgaaaatagatccatatctatcagcatgcacaaaactcaagtccaaatggattaaagacttcagtATAAATCCGATCaccctgaatctgatagaagagaaagtgggaagtattcttcaatgcatgggcacaggagagcacttcctaaatataaccccagtagcacagactctgagagcaaccataaataaatggaacctcctgaaactgagaaacttctgtaaagcaaaggaaacagtcaataagacaaaaagacagcctactgaatgggaaaagatcttcaccaaccctgcatcagacagaggatttatctccaaaatatataaacaactcaagaatgtacacatcaaaattccaaataatccacttaaaaatggggtataggtctaaacagagaactctcaacagaggaatcagaaatgactgaaagacacttaaggaaatcttcaacatccttatccatcagggaaatacaaatcaaaatgagtctgagataccatcttacaccagtcagaatggctaagctcaaaaaacaccaatgatagcttatgctggagagaatatgGAGTAAGGAGAATAGTCTTCCATTGCTGgcgggagtgcaaacttttacagccacttttgaaatcagtttggtggtttctcagaaaattgggaattaacctacctcaggattcaacaatatcactcttgggcatatacccaaaggatgctcagttatactacaaggacattggtttaactatgttcatagcagtaatattagtaatagccagaacctaacaacctagatgcccctcaatgaaaaactggataaataaaatgtggtaatttacacaagggagtactactcagcagcaaAAAATAATGGtgtcttgaaatttacatgcaaatggatggaactagaaaacaccatcctgagtgaggtaacccagacccagaaagatgaacatggtatgtactcactcataagtggatactagatgtaaagcaaaggataacaaacctatagtccacaacccttgagaaactaagtaacaaggtgaaccctaagagtaACATTTATAGatccctctgggaaggggaaatggacaatatctcctgacaaaattgggagcatagagatgggggtgggagaagggagagcagaaggagaggaggagagggcaaggggagggagaagaactAGAGGGAACAGggtagtcaagatggaggaagtacagagatgagagcaaggaaagagatattttgattgagggagccattatggggctagcaagaaacctggcactagagaaattcacaTGAATCAACAAGGATAaccacagctaagaccctaagcaatagaggagagtgtgcccgaactggccttgccctgtagtcagattgatgactattttaaatCTCACCATAAaaacttcattcagcaactgatggaaacagaggcagagaccagcagcggagcactgggatgagctctcaaagtccagttgcagaatgggagaagtgagaatatgagcaaaaaggtcaataccatgatggggatactcacTAAAACAGCTTACTTGAGCTATTGGGAActtaccaactccagctggacagggaaagaaccagcataggaccagaCTAGACtgtctgaatgtggatgacagttgcatggctggggcaaactgcagggccactggcagtggcaccaggatttatccctactgcttgtactggctttttggaaccctgTCTCTTTGGATGACTACcatgctcaacctagatatagtagggagaatGTTgcaccttccacaaagcaatgtgccttaacctctctgaggaatggatggggggtggagtgggcagaaggtggaaggaatgggaggaagagagggagtgggaactgggattggcatgtaaattgaaaaaaaattagtttgttttcttttttaaaaaataaagtagaaaaaatgtttttaaaaaggaaaatttataaGGTCATTGAAGTATGTCATAAGACTGAAGGACAGAATTTGGGGGCATTCTCTTGAGATACCTTCAAATTCTCATAGGCCTTGCATTTCAAAAGCACACCTGTTTTTAATGGacactgtctgaaaaaaaatgaaataacaatgaaAGCAGCTTAAACAATAAAACCTTTAGAacactataaagaaaaaaatggccaagctaaggccaggcattcacaactaagaataagcctccatgtgtgatttatttgggagctggatggcagttcccccaaaagccaaaagagcaaaagCATCAGACAACAgctgggaaatggaaacaaccttaaaatccttcaactgatgaatggatgatGAAAATCTGGCAGTATATACTGAGGAATACTATTCAGTTGTACAGAAATATGAAATCATGAACTTTACAGATAAACGGATGAAACTAGAAGAGATCGTATTatgtgaggtgacccagacctaGAGAGACAAATCTTGCATGTTCTTTGTTATATGAGACACCTAACTCCAAATTTTCAGGTCTGAGTATATACCCTGGTGTAACTGTAGAGaccagtatttttttaattgatttttattgagctctacttttttttctgctcccctccctgcctctcccatcccctttcaaccctctcccaaggtccccatgctcgcaatttactcaggagatcttgtctttttctacttcccatgtagattagatctatgtaagtctctcttagggtcctcattgttgtctaggttctctgggattgtgatttgtaggctggttttctttgc is a window of Arvicola amphibius chromosome X, mArvAmp1.2, whole genome shotgun sequence DNA encoding:
- the LOC119804897 gene encoding thymosin beta-10-like, producing MADKPDMGEIASLDKAKLKKTETQEKNTLLTKETIEQEKRSEIS